Proteins encoded in a region of the Thermocaproicibacter melissae genome:
- a CDS encoding alpha-N-arabinofuranosidase codes for MKKATLTIDKAFTVSKVDDRIFSTFIESLGPTVYGCIYNPEHPTANEAGFREDVIEMMKGINRGAVRYPGGNFVSGYHWMDGIGPRENRPVRTERAWNRIEPNIMGIEEYTDWVTRVGAQPMLAVNLGTGTPEEAANEVEYMNFEGGTTISDLRKKNGHEKPYNIKLWCLGNEMDGTWQLGEKTAYEYGRIAYEAAKQMRAVDPSIELVACGSCANDKTHPTFPDWDREVLEQCYDKVDYLSIHRYYNYDPQLVKDTVFPAQFTVEDLPMIPEDMASFIDAISAAADFVKARKYSNKTIYISVDEWGVMGSELVQPKGLEWTERTLPKKGERMMFHSNLIDAALFGALLITFLNKSDRVKIACQSVPIGGIFAVDPNGGCYKQATYFPFQQAAAYSKGTALRVALDSPTLQTENYGEKPFVKAAAVYNEEAETITVFAVNLSLRESVELESKIAFENATLTRHIQLYDSQPLAVNSFENPNRVVPKEVRVTTGNPVLPPLSWNVLQYKL; via the coding sequence ATGAAGAAAGCGACTTTGACAATCGATAAAGCTTTCACCGTATCGAAAGTTGACGATCGCATTTTCAGCACCTTCATTGAGTCCCTTGGCCCCACGGTTTACGGCTGCATTTACAATCCGGAGCATCCCACAGCAAACGAAGCCGGATTCCGCGAAGACGTCATCGAAATGATGAAAGGCATCAACAGGGGAGCAGTCCGTTACCCGGGCGGAAATTTCGTTTCCGGCTACCACTGGATGGACGGCATAGGGCCCAGGGAAAATCGCCCAGTGCGTACGGAACGCGCTTGGAACCGAATTGAGCCGAACATCATGGGCATTGAGGAATACACCGACTGGGTCACCCGTGTCGGCGCACAGCCTATGCTGGCAGTGAACCTCGGCACCGGCACTCCGGAAGAGGCTGCAAACGAAGTTGAGTATATGAATTTCGAGGGCGGCACCACCATCAGCGATCTGCGCAAAAAGAATGGCCACGAGAAGCCCTACAACATCAAGCTGTGGTGCTTAGGGAACGAAATGGACGGAACATGGCAGCTGGGCGAAAAAACGGCTTATGAGTATGGCCGCATCGCCTACGAAGCCGCAAAGCAAATGCGCGCGGTAGACCCCAGCATTGAGCTTGTGGCATGCGGAAGCTGCGCAAACGATAAAACACACCCCACATTCCCGGATTGGGACAGAGAAGTGCTGGAGCAGTGCTACGATAAAGTCGATTATCTCTCCATTCACCGCTACTACAACTATGACCCGCAGCTCGTGAAAGACACGGTTTTCCCCGCACAGTTTACCGTGGAAGACCTGCCGATGATTCCGGAGGATATGGCGAGTTTTATCGACGCGATTTCTGCCGCGGCAGACTTTGTAAAAGCCAGAAAATATTCCAACAAGACCATCTACATCTCGGTTGATGAATGGGGTGTCATGGGCAGCGAACTGGTGCAGCCGAAGGGGCTTGAGTGGACAGAACGCACGCTTCCCAAAAAGGGCGAGCGTATGATGTTCCACAGTAACCTCATCGACGCGGCCCTCTTCGGTGCGCTTCTCATCACTTTCCTCAATAAGAGTGACCGTGTCAAGATTGCCTGCCAGTCTGTTCCGATTGGCGGGATATTTGCTGTAGACCCGAACGGTGGCTGCTACAAGCAGGCAACCTATTTCCCGTTCCAGCAGGCTGCAGCTTACAGCAAGGGCACCGCTTTGCGGGTTGCGCTTGACAGCCCTACCCTGCAGACCGAAAACTACGGCGAAAAACCGTTTGTCAAAGCCGCTGCCGTTTACAACGAAGAAGCGGAGACCATTACGGTGTTTGCCGTAAACCTCAGCCTTCGTGAGAGTGTGGAACTCGAGTCTAAAATTGCATTTGAAAATGCAACGCTTACCCGTCACATTCAGCTATACGATAGCCAGCCCCTTGCCGTTAACTCCTTTGAGAACCCGAATCGTGTTGTACCGAAGGAAGTTCGGGTCACGACCGGCAATCCGGTTCTGCCGCCTCTGAGCTGGAATGTCCTGCAATATAAATTGTAA
- a CDS encoding GH39 family glycosyl hydrolase, protein MTDKKSYIIQKGAKATFHNNVDFCIGTGRMGLALRKDYMEQLKLVQDNIGFRYIRGHGLFCDDMAIYHEYKDKDGNIVPEYNFTYLDNVMDNYRSVGLRPFLELGFMPKKMASGDQTIFYWQGNTTPPKSYEAWTAMVQATLRHLMDRYGADDVVTWPIEVWNEPNLPGFWKNADMQEYFKLFRLTFLAIKEVDERFRVGGPAICGVNDEVWTRSFLEFCRDNKLKPDFITRHHYTTEVPEYDGHYGYAKLSDPDEGLAGLKVTRDIVDSFPEFKGSEIHITEFNTSYIPNCPLHDTNRNAAYIAYLLSKLGDVNESYSYWTFGDVFEEAGVPFTPFHGGFGLVANGLIPKPTFWTFKFFKQLQGECVLHADDAIVMKNNGRYCGVAFNKSRNKSEEKELSLSFKLPVCKAGDYAVVTKTVDEIYCNPLKVWHDLGEPAYPSKEQNELIREAAHPFVATKRLHTDGTELELNLTLNPNAVIYFEVMAVEQNSDRGYSYERVMD, encoded by the coding sequence ATGACAGACAAAAAGTCGTACATAATTCAAAAAGGGGCAAAAGCTACCTTTCACAATAATGTGGATTTCTGCATCGGCACAGGCCGCATGGGCCTCGCGCTCCGCAAAGATTATATGGAGCAGCTGAAACTTGTTCAGGACAACATCGGTTTTCGTTATATTCGCGGCCACGGGCTTTTCTGCGACGATATGGCGATTTACCATGAATACAAAGATAAAGACGGAAACATCGTTCCGGAATACAACTTTACATACCTTGACAATGTGATGGACAATTATCGTTCCGTGGGCCTGCGTCCGTTCTTGGAACTGGGCTTCATGCCGAAAAAAATGGCGTCGGGCGACCAGACGATTTTTTATTGGCAGGGCAACACAACACCGCCGAAGAGCTATGAAGCATGGACGGCAATGGTACAGGCTACTCTGCGCCATCTCATGGACCGCTACGGAGCAGACGATGTTGTTACCTGGCCCATTGAGGTTTGGAATGAGCCGAACCTGCCGGGATTCTGGAAAAACGCCGATATGCAGGAATATTTCAAACTGTTCCGCCTGACCTTCCTTGCCATCAAAGAGGTAGACGAGAGGTTCCGCGTCGGCGGCCCGGCAATCTGCGGTGTAAACGACGAGGTTTGGACTCGCTCGTTCCTCGAATTCTGCAGAGACAACAAACTGAAACCGGATTTCATCACACGCCATCACTACACTACGGAGGTTCCGGAATATGATGGACATTACGGCTATGCGAAACTCTCTGACCCAGACGAAGGCCTTGCAGGGCTGAAAGTTACCAGAGATATTGTGGACAGCTTCCCGGAGTTTAAGGGTTCCGAAATCCATATCACGGAATTCAATACCTCCTACATTCCAAACTGCCCGCTTCACGATACGAACAGGAACGCGGCTTACATTGCCTATCTGCTTTCCAAACTCGGCGATGTCAATGAGTCCTATTCCTACTGGACGTTCGGCGATGTGTTTGAAGAAGCAGGCGTTCCGTTCACTCCGTTCCATGGCGGATTCGGTCTTGTTGCAAACGGCCTGATTCCGAAGCCAACCTTCTGGACATTCAAGTTCTTCAAGCAGCTGCAAGGCGAGTGCGTTCTCCATGCCGACGATGCCATCGTAATGAAGAACAACGGCCGTTACTGCGGTGTAGCGTTCAATAAGTCGCGGAACAAGAGCGAAGAAAAAGAACTTTCTCTCAGCTTTAAGCTGCCGGTCTGCAAAGCCGGAGATTATGCCGTCGTAACAAAAACGGTGGACGAAATCTACTGCAACCCGCTGAAGGTTTGGCATGACCTCGGCGAACCGGCATATCCGTCCAAAGAACAGAACGAATTGATTCGTGAGGCTGCACATCCGTTTGTGGCAACAAAGCGTCTTCACACGGACGGCACAGAACTTGAACTGAATCTTACCCTGAACCCGAATGCTGTAATTTACTTTGAGGTTATGGCTGTGGAGCAGAACAGCGACCGCGGTTATTCTTACGAGCGTGTCATGGACTAA